In the Populus trichocarpa isolate Nisqually-1 chromosome 1, P.trichocarpa_v4.1, whole genome shotgun sequence genome, one interval contains:
- the LOC7459174 gene encoding probable glutathione S-transferase, translated as MAGDQVTLLDFWASPFGMRVRIALAEKGVKYEYSEQDLRNKSALLLQMNPVHKKIPVLVHDGKPICESLIIVQYIDDVWKDKAPLLPSDPYQRAQSRFWADFVDKKLYDLGRKIWTTKGEDQEAAKKDFIDSLKLLEGELGDKPYFGGETLGYVDVALLPFYCWFYAYETVGNFNIEAVCPKLIAYCKRCLEKESVSKSLEDPQKVSDFVVMRRKMLGLE; from the exons ATGGCTGGTGATCAAGTAACCCTGTTGGATTTCTGGGCAAGTCCATTTGGTATGAGAGTGAGAATAGCATTGGCTGAAAAGGGTGTAAAGTACGAGTACAGTGAACAAGATTTGAGGAACAAAAGTGCTTTACTTCTTCAAATGAATCCTGTTCACAAGAAAATCCCAGTTCTTGTCCATGATGGAAAACCTATTTGTGAGTCACTTATCATTGTTCAGTATATTGATGACGTGTGGAAGGACAAGGCTCCTTTGTTGCCTTCTGATCCTTACCAGAGAGCTCAGTCAAGGTTCTGGGCAGATTTTGTTGACAAAAAG TTATATGACCTTGGGAGGAAGATATGGACAACAAAAGGAGAAGATCAGGAGGCAGCCAAGAAGGATTTCATCGACAGCCTCAAGCTTTTGGAAGGGGAGCTTGGAGACAAGCCTTATTTTGGTGGCGAGACCCTCGGCTACGTTGATGTAGCACTACTTCCTTTCTATTGCTGGTTTTATGCCTATGAAACAGTCGGCAACTTCAATATAGAGGCTGTCTGTCCAAAGCTGATTGCTTACTGTAAGAGGTGCTTGGAGAAAGAGAGTGTATCCAAGTCTCTTGAAGATCCACAGAAAGTCTCTGATTTCGTTGTGATGAGGAGAAAGATGCTTGGGCTTGAGTAA